A DNA window from Pleurodeles waltl isolate 20211129_DDA chromosome 12, aPleWal1.hap1.20221129, whole genome shotgun sequence contains the following coding sequences:
- the C12H19orf25 gene encoding UPF0449 protein C19orf25 homolog, with protein sequence MTSKAKKRVVLPTRPEPPTFEQILEDIHGALPSDPVFLSLEETTNGSPGSVQPAAHGHEEESGAENDREQQYQQSRSFVLMNQRLTEIQGALTAKCEQLKQAGESLECKMSEIKERAL encoded by the exons ATGACCTCTAAGGCCAAGAAGCGAGTGGTTCTCCCGACTCGTCCCGAGCCACCGACGTTTGAGCAGATCTTGGAGGATATCCATGGGGCTTTGCCTTCTGACCCGGTCTTCCTATCTTTGGAGGAGACCACCAACG GGTCTCCAGGGTCGGTACAGCCAGCAGCACATGGGCATGAGGAGGAGAGCGGAGCAGAGAACGACAGGGAGCAGCAGTACCAGCAGAGCCGCTCCTTTGTGCTGATGAACCAGAGGTTGACAGAGATTCAGGGAGCCCTGACTGCAAAATGTGAGCAACTGAAGCAGGCTGGAGAGTCTCTAGAGTGCAAGATGAGTGAAATAAAAGAACGGGCCTTGTGA